One window of Medicago truncatula cultivar Jemalong A17 chromosome 2, MtrunA17r5.0-ANR, whole genome shotgun sequence genomic DNA carries:
- the LOC11417740 gene encoding aspartic proteinase CDR1 produces MELSIGTPPVKTYAQVDTGSDLIWLQCIPCTNCYKQLNPMFDPQSSSTYSNIAYGSESCSKLYSTSCSPDQNNCNYTYSYEDDSITEGVLAQETLTLTSTTGKPVALKGVIFGCGHNNNGVFNDKEMGIIGLGRGPLSLVSQIGSSFGGKMFSQCLVPFHTNPSITSPMSFGKGSEVLGNGVVSTPLVSKNTHQAFYFVTLLGISVEDINLPFNDGSSLEPITKGNMVIDSGTPTTLLPEDFYHRLVEEVRNKVALDPIPIDPTLGYQLCYRTPTNLKGTTLTAHFEGADVLLTPTQIFIPVQDGIFCFAFTSTFSNEYGIYGNHAQSNYLIGFDLEKQLVSFKATDCTNLQDAPSINGVLPNVLSAPMYLLLLPLLLIILQN; encoded by the coding sequence ATGGAACTCTCGATCGGAACTCCACCGGTAAAGACCTATGCTCAAGTAGATACCGGTAGTGACCTTATATGGCTCCAATGCATTCCTTGCACTAACTGCTACAAACAACTCAACCCTATGTTTGATCCTCAGAGCTCCTCCACTTACTCCAACATCGCTTATGGATCAGAGTCATGTTCTAAACTCTATTCAACCTCGTGTTCTCCTGATCAAAACAATTGCAACTACACTTATTCATATGAGGACGATTCCATAACAGAAGGAGTGTTGGCACAGGAAACACTTACCTTAACATCAACCACAGGGAAACCAGTGGCCCTTAAAGGCGTTATTTTTGGATGTGGACATAACAACAATGGTGTTTTCAATGACAAAGAGATGGGTataataggtcttggaagaggACCCTTGTCACTCGTTTCTCAAATAGGTTCTTCTTTTGGAGGCAAGATGTTTTCTCAATGTTTGGTTCCATTCCACACTAACCCTAGTATTACAAGCCCAATGAGTTTTGGTAAAGGAAGTGAAGTATTGGGGAATGGTGTGGTTTCTACACCTTTGGTTTCTAAAAATACCCACCAggcattttattttgttacccTACTAGGAATTAGTGTGGAAGATATTAATTTACCCTTTAACGACGGTTCTTCTTTAGAGCCTATTACAAAGGGTAACATGGTGATTGATTCAGGGACACCAACAACTCTTTTACCCGAAGATTTTTATCATAGATTGGTCGAAGAAGTGAGGAACAAAGTTGCATTGGACCCCATACCGATTGATCCAACTTTGGGTTACCAACTTTGCTATCGGACACCAACTAATCTTAAAGGAACGACGCTAACAGCTCATTTTGAAGGTGCCGATGTACTTTTAACGCCCACCCAAATCTTCATTCCGGTACAAGATGGTATTTTTTGCTTTGCATTCACCAGCACTTTTAGTAACGAATATGGCATTTATGGAAACCATGCTCAGTCAAATTATTTGATTGGGTTTGATTTGGAAAAGCAACTGGTATCTTTCAAGGCGACAGATTGCACCAACCTACAAGATGCACCTTCTATTAATGGGGTGCTCCCCAATGTTCTTTCTGCACCCATGTACTTGCTCCTTTTACCCCTTTTACTAATTATATTACAAAATTAA
- the LOC120578366 gene encoding uncharacterized protein, whose translation MVKIHLFLSFYIFKRTLGRDPFINELHKYQHKKKGSGEYVDSRAKTTQEKFDKKAKDVLSPSDGSSPTGTMRLLDHSTSQTIWKEIVGRGKSYKYYGAGSMASNLVHNRCIYERSIDGEGGSRNVEMHLKWLQ comes from the exons ATGgtaaaaatacatttatttcttagtttttatatattt AAACGCACCCTTGGGCGAGATCCATTTATTAATGAATTGCACAAATATCAGCACAAGAAAAAAGGCAGTGGTGAATATGTTGATTCTCGTGCTAAGACCACTCAG GAGAAGTTTGATAAGAAGGCTAAAGATGTATTATCTCCGTCTGATGGCTCATCTCCAACAGGTACAATGCGTTTACTTGATCATTCTACCTCACAAACCATTTGGAAGGAAATAGTCGGACGTGGAAAAAGTTACAAATATTATGGTGCTGGATCCATGGCCTCCAATTTGGTACACAATAGATGTATTTATGAACGATCGATTGATGGAGAAGGCGGCTCTCGTAATGTGGAGATGCACCTGAAATGGTTGCAATGA
- the LOC112419398 gene encoding uncharacterized protein has protein sequence MKWIFWNIRGVGNLDTQIHLFHMLKKHKPDILFLAEPLISFNSIPSWYWNKLNLHHHAINISKKTPTLWCLWNNKYTITILLNKAQCIAFTYVDEGTPTFIAAIYASTLYINRRELWFDLSYLLNEHTGPWLFFGDFNSILGAHEKLGGRIPLQIACNEFLQWTSLRSLIHLDTSRAKYTWVNKREGGAFIAQRLDRAICNEKWITGLLLAATLFCEILVSTHWSVNVQGSPMHVLHYKLKTLKPKLKIWNRAVVGDLHQQVHRAHQHLSDAQLAIDHLGFSVERSNEELSCITNYNQALQRLNNFWQDKHKQARFLEVYTSIEDIETHVLSYFTNNFSSTQEYTVNDLPDRYIPHCVTSEDNNMLTALPSADEVKHAVFDLSADAAPGPDGYNGHFYQHFWHIIGKDVVLSTQHFFQHNYIMPNLNSNLLILIPKIPGADNLENFRPIALANFQFKILTRILADRLGLIASKIISPHQRGFILGRHIHECILTASEVVNLLHKKTYGGNISLKIDVKKAFDTVNWKFLLHVLHCFGFSQLFCDWIITILNFAKISININGKAIGFFNCTRGVRQGDPLSPILFCIAKEVLSRGLEALVVYGKITQMNATKSLFIPSHCLYADDILVFCKGTLSNIWHIKQLFPLYGQYSRQLINSSKSKFYIGGTSLSRAHVIASITRFKQGTLPFTYLGILLFKGKPKALHLKPIVDRIKHKLSTWKGKLLTIMGRVQLINAVISSMLTYSFHVYPWPSSLLIEVAKCMRNFLWSGSIDQKKICTVAWATICKPREEEGLSIRDPVKTNKAVMLLLTWKLLTSNEQWAIICRHRFLKNGLPKSHYIASSIWPGIKQNFHMVLDHSTWSVGNGKDIHFWTDKWLDKTIVMQWNIPTSLHSKLTMKVADCIVEGNWCLPEYIIQRDAPLTMKIKTLTLPSDDIIDQLCWNSAVDGNLTSKIAYNTFLGNSPKVLWTKLLWNSYIPPSRSFITWRLLQNKIPTDENLRKRGCIIVFICVFCWQKAESAHHIFFDCTVTHRLWEWLEKGTEQKLDCTNCSQLILGRVGVGIKLVQHVLNSAIIHTIWAIWIERNQRGF, from the exons ATGAAGTGGATTTTCTGGAACATTAGAGGAGTTGGTAATCTTGACACCCAAATACATTTGTTTCATATGCTCAAAAAACATAAACCTGATATTCTTTTCTTAGCTGAACCTTTGATTTCCTTTAATTCCATTCCTTCATGGTATTGGAATAAACTCAACCTTCATCATCATGCCATTAACATTAGCAAAAAAACTCCTACACTTTGGTGTCTCTGGAACAATAAATACACTATAACTATTTTACTCAATAAGGCTCAATGTATAGCCTTCACTTATGTTGATGAAGGGACCCCCACCTTTATAGCAGCAATTTATGCCTCCACCCTTTATATCAATAGAAGAGAATTATGGTTTGACCTCTCATACTTATTGAATGAACACACTGGACCATGGTTATTCTTTGGAGACTTCAATTCTATATTGGGGGCCCATGAAAAGCTTGGTGGAAGAATCCCTCTGCAAATTGCATGCAATGAGTTCTTGCAATGGACAAGTTTACGCTCTCTTATTCATCTGGATACCTCTAGAGCCAAATACACATGGGTTAACAAAAGAGAAGGTGGAGCTTTCATAGCACAAAGGCTTGACAGGGCTATATGCAATGAGAAATGGATTACTGGGCTATTACTTGCTGCAACACTCTT CTGTGAAATATTGGTCTCCACTCACTGGTCTGTAAATGTTCAGGGAAGCCCTATGCATGTTTTACATTACAAGTTAAAGACTCTGAAGCCTAAACTGAAGATTTGGAATAGGGCGGTGGTGGGTGATCTTCATCAGCAGGTTCACAGGGCTCATCAACACCTTAGTGATGCTCAGCTGGCTATTGATCATCTAGGTTTCAGTGTGGAAAGATCTAATGAGGAGCTTTCTTGCATCACAAACTACAACCAGGCTCTTCAAAGGCTAAACAATTTTTGGCAAGACAAGCACAAACAGGCCAGATTCCTTGAAG TTTACACTAGTATTGAAGACATAGAAACCCATGTTTTGAGCTATTTTACAAATAATTTCTCCTCCACTCAGGAATATACTGTCAATGATCTGCCTGATAGATATATTCCCCATTGTGTAACTTCAGAGGACAATAACATGTTAACTGCTCTTCCCTCAGCTGATGAAGTGAAACATGCTGTTTTTGATTTAAGTGCAGATGCTGCTCCTGGACCTGATGGGTACAATGGTCATTTTTACCAGCATTTCTGGCATATAATTGGCAAGGATGTGGTGTTGTCCACTCAACATTTCTTTCAACATAACTATATAATGCCCAATCTCAATTCAAACTTGTTGATACTCATACCTAAAATCCCTGGTGCAGATAACTTAGAGAATTTTAGGCCTATAGCTCTAGCTAATTTTCAATTCAAGATTCTTACAAGAATTCTTGCTGATAGGCTGGGTTTGATAGCTTCCAAAATTATTTCCCCTCATCAAAGGGGATTCATACTTGGAAGACACATACATGAGTGCATTCTGACTGCTTCAGAAGTTGTGAATTTGTTACATAAAAAAACTTATGGAGGCAATATTtccctaaaaattgatgtaaAGAAGGCCTTTGATACTGTAAACTGGAAGTTTCTCTTACATGTTCTTCACTGCTTTGGTTTTAGTCAACTTTTCTGTGATTGGATTATTACTATTCTCAATTTTGCCAAAATCTCCATCAATATTAATGGGAAAGCTATTGGTTTCTTTAACTGCACAAGAGGAGTGAGACAGGGGGACCCCCTCtcaccaattttattttgtatagcTAAGGAAGTCCTAAGCAGGGGTCTTGAAGCTCTTGTGGTTTATGGAAAGATTACTCAGATGAATGCTACTAAATCTCTCTTCATTCCCAGTCATTGTCTCTACGCAGATGACATACTTGTTTTTTGCAAAGGAACTCTAAGTAACATATGGCATATCAAGCAGCTCTTTCCTCTTTATGGTCAGTATTCTAGGCAAttgataaattcttcaaaaagtaaattttacaTTGGGGGCACATCTCTATCCAGAGCTCATGTAATAGCTTCCATCACTAGATTCAAACAGGGAACTTTACCTTTTACTTATTTGGGAATTCTCCTATTTAAGGGTAAACCTAAAGCTCTCCATCTTAAACCAATTGTGGATAGAATTAAGCATAAACTCAGTACTTGGAAAGGGAAGCTTCTGACAATAATGGGCAGAGTGCAGCTCATCAATGCAGTCATAAGCAGTATGTTGACATATTCCTTCCATGTTTATCCTTGGCCCTCTAGTTTACTCATTGAGGTGGCCAAATGCATGAGAAACTTCCTTTGGAGTGGTAGTATTGATCAAAAAAAGATCTGCACTGTGGCTTGGGCAACAATTTGTAAACCTAGAGAGGAAGAAGGTCTTTCTATCAGAGATCCTGTTAAAACAAATAAAGCAGTCATGCTTTTGCTGACTTGGAAATTGTTGACATCCAATGAACAATGGGCTATTATCTGCAGGCATAGATTTCTAAAGAATGGTTTACCCAAATCCCATTATATTGCTTCATCTATCTGGCCTGGCATTAAACAAAACTTTCATATGGTGCTGGATCACTCCACTTGGTCAGTGGGTAATGGTAAAGACATACACTTTTGGACTGACAAATGGTTAGATAAAACAATTGTTATGCAATGGAACATTCCCACATCTCTACATTCTAAGCTCACAATGAAGGTTGCTGATTGTATTGTGGAAGGAAATTGGTGTCTTCCTGAGTACATCATTCAAAGGGATGCTCCCTTAACCATGAAAATTAAGACACTCACCCTGCCTTCTGATGATATTATTGATCAGCTTTGTTGGAATTCTGCAGTTGATGGAAACCTCACCAGCAAGATTGCTTACAATACTTTTCTTGGTAACAGCCCCAAGGTTCTATGGACAAAGCTCCTTTGGAATTCTTACATCCCTCCTTCTAGATCTTTCATTACATGGAGGCTTTTACAAAACAAGATCCCAACTGATGAAAACCTCAGAAAGAGAGGTTGTATAAttgtgtttatatgtgttttttgctGGCAAAAGGCAGAATCTGCACatcatattttctttgattgTACTGTCACACATAGACTTTGGGAATGGCTTGAAAAGGGTACTGAACAGAAACTAGACTGCACTAATTGCTCTCAACTGATCCTAGGCAGGGTGGGTGTTGGAATCAAGCTGGTTCAGCATGTTCTAAATTCTGCTATAATTCATACTATTTGGGCCATTTGGATTGAAAGGAACCAAAGGGGATTCTAA